A stretch of DNA from bacterium:
GTCGAGCTGCTCGGCTTCCGGCTGGCGGACGAGGAGTACGGGATCGACATCCTCGAGGTCAAGGAGATCATCCGCCTCCAGCCGATCACGGCCGTGCCGCGCTCACCCGCGTGGATCAGGGGGATCGTCACCCTGCGCGGCGTGATCGTGCCGATCTTCGACCTGCGCCGCCGCCTCGGGCTCGCGGAGATCGAACAGGGCGCGGACGCGCGGATCGTGGTCGCCTACCGGGGCGACGAGTTCGCCGGCCTCATCGTCGACCGGATCACCCAGGTCGTGCGCACCTCCGCCGACCGCATCGAGCCGCCGCCGCACACGATCGGCCTGGCCGAAGCCGAGTACCTGCGCGGCGTGGTGCGGCTCGAGGACCGCCTGGTGATCCTGCTCAATCTCGCCCGGGTCCTCGAGGTCGGCACGTGACGCCGGAGGACGGGCGTGAGACGCGCATTATCCGCTGCCCCGCCTGCCAGCGGTACTACCGCGTGGCCGGCGCCGCGCCGGCCGCGGGCACGCGGATGCGTTGCACCAAGTGCGGGAACGTCTTCGCGTTCGGCGCGCCGCCGGCGTCGCCCGCTGCCGCCCGCCCCGCCGCCGCCGC
This window harbors:
- a CDS encoding chemotaxis protein CheW, with translation MEEARELEEIAAGAAEGGPRGAAAASGQVELLGFRLADEEYGIDILEVKEIIRLQPITAVPRSPAWIRGIVTLRGVIVPIFDLRRRLGLAEIEQGADARIVVAYRGDEFAGLIVDRITQVVRTSADRIEPPPHTIGLAEAEYLRGVVRLEDRLVILLNLARVLEVGT